The Hemicordylus capensis ecotype Gifberg chromosome 6, rHemCap1.1.pri, whole genome shotgun sequence genome window below encodes:
- the LOC128330402 gene encoding prostatic acid phosphatase-like isoform X1: MSAQAILAGLFPPRDEQLWNPKILWQPIPVHTVPVQDEKLLHFPMPGCKRFYQLLKETMGSTEVQSTLKSQMEFLGQMAKNMGYDVKSLMDFNNHKLWNAYDTLLVQKIHRKQLPSWANEDSIARLKFLMEYAVTAIFGIHKQEEKSRLQGGNLVKAILDKITKASQSNDEPKMVMYSAHDITIIALQIALGVFNRKLPPYSSCQFFELYKEGSGHTIEMYYRNSTYEQPHQLVLPSCTASCPLEKFKDLVSPIITNDWAGDCNK; the protein is encoded by the exons ATGAGTGCTCAAGCCATCCTGGCTGGTCTCTTTCCACCTCGTGATGAACAGCTCTGGAATCCAAAGATTCTTTGGCAACCTATTCCAGTTCATACTGTGCCTGTTCAAGACGAAAAG TTGTTACACTTTCCTATGCCTGGCTGCAAGCGGTTTTACCAGCTGCTAAAGGAAACCATGGGATCAACAGAAGTCCAGAGTACTCTGAAATCTCAGATG GAATTTCTAGGTCAAATGGCAAAGAACATGGGATATGATGTGAAGTCTCTTATGGATTTTAACAATCACAAACTGTGGAATGCCTATGATACTTTACTTGTTCAG aaAATTCATCGAAAGCAGCTACCATCCTGGGCCAATGAGGATTCAATTGCTAGGCTGAAATTCCTGATGGAGTATGCCGTAACTGCAATATTTGGGATACACAAACAAGAAGAGAAATCACGATTACAAGGAG GAAACCTTGTGAAAGCTATTTTGGACAAGATCACAAAAGCTTCCCAATCCAACGACGAGCCAAAAATGGTCATGTATTCAGCA CACGATATCACAATAATAGCCCTACAGATTGCACTCGGTGTTTTCAATCGGAAACTACCTCCTTACAGCTCTTGCCAGTTTTTTGAACTATATAAAGAAGGCTCCGG GCACACCATTGAGATGTACTATCGAAACAGCACTTACGAACAACCCCACCAACTTGTTTTGCCAAGCTGCACAGCATCTTGTCCACTTGAGAAGTTTAAAGATTTGGTTTCTCCTATCATAACAAATGATTGGGCAGGAGACTGTAATAAATGA
- the LOC128330402 gene encoding prostatic acid phosphatase-like isoform X2, translating into MPGCKRFYQLLKETMGSTEVQSTLKSQMEFLGQMAKNMGYDVKSLMDFNNHKLWNAYDTLLVQKIHRKQLPSWANEDSIARLKFLMEYAVTAIFGIHKQEEKSRLQGGNLVKAILDKITKASQSNDEPKMVMYSAHDITIIALQIALGVFNRKLPPYSSCQFFELYKEGSGHTIEMYYRNSTYEQPHQLVLPSCTASCPLEKFKDLVSPIITNDWAGDCNK; encoded by the exons ATGCCTGGCTGCAAGCGGTTTTACCAGCTGCTAAAGGAAACCATGGGATCAACAGAAGTCCAGAGTACTCTGAAATCTCAGATG GAATTTCTAGGTCAAATGGCAAAGAACATGGGATATGATGTGAAGTCTCTTATGGATTTTAACAATCACAAACTGTGGAATGCCTATGATACTTTACTTGTTCAG aaAATTCATCGAAAGCAGCTACCATCCTGGGCCAATGAGGATTCAATTGCTAGGCTGAAATTCCTGATGGAGTATGCCGTAACTGCAATATTTGGGATACACAAACAAGAAGAGAAATCACGATTACAAGGAG GAAACCTTGTGAAAGCTATTTTGGACAAGATCACAAAAGCTTCCCAATCCAACGACGAGCCAAAAATGGTCATGTATTCAGCA CACGATATCACAATAATAGCCCTACAGATTGCACTCGGTGTTTTCAATCGGAAACTACCTCCTTACAGCTCTTGCCAGTTTTTTGAACTATATAAAGAAGGCTCCGG GCACACCATTGAGATGTACTATCGAAACAGCACTTACGAACAACCCCACCAACTTGTTTTGCCAAGCTGCACAGCATCTTGTCCACTTGAGAAGTTTAAAGATTTGGTTTCTCCTATCATAACAAATGATTGGGCAGGAGACTGTAATAAATGA
- the LOC128330402 gene encoding prostatic acid phosphatase-like isoform X3, which translates to MSAQAILAGLFPPRDEQLWNPKILWQPIPVHTVPVQDEKLLHFPMPGCKRFYQLLKETMGSTEVQSTLKSQMEFLGQMAKNMGYDVKSLMDFNNHKLWNAYDTLLVQKIHRKQLPSWANEDSIARLKFLMEYAVTAIFGIHKQEEKSRLQGGNLVKAILDKITKASQSNDEPKMVMYSAAHH; encoded by the exons ATGAGTGCTCAAGCCATCCTGGCTGGTCTCTTTCCACCTCGTGATGAACAGCTCTGGAATCCAAAGATTCTTTGGCAACCTATTCCAGTTCATACTGTGCCTGTTCAAGACGAAAAG TTGTTACACTTTCCTATGCCTGGCTGCAAGCGGTTTTACCAGCTGCTAAAGGAAACCATGGGATCAACAGAAGTCCAGAGTACTCTGAAATCTCAGATG GAATTTCTAGGTCAAATGGCAAAGAACATGGGATATGATGTGAAGTCTCTTATGGATTTTAACAATCACAAACTGTGGAATGCCTATGATACTTTACTTGTTCAG aaAATTCATCGAAAGCAGCTACCATCCTGGGCCAATGAGGATTCAATTGCTAGGCTGAAATTCCTGATGGAGTATGCCGTAACTGCAATATTTGGGATACACAAACAAGAAGAGAAATCACGATTACAAGGAG GAAACCTTGTGAAAGCTATTTTGGACAAGATCACAAAAGCTTCCCAATCCAACGACGAGCCAAAAATGGTCATGTATTCAGCA GCACACCATTGA